Genomic segment of Flavobacteriales bacterium:
TTGTCGGGTGCATCAATCAGCCATGTTGGGCAATGAAGGAGAGGGATTTATACAGGCCATGAAAGTGTTGGATGGTGGCCGAATAAGCATTGCATCATTGTCCATAGGCATTGCACAAGGAGCTTATGAGGCAGCGTTAAAATATGCAAAAGAGCGAGAGCAATTTGGCAAACCAATTGGCGAACATCAAGCCATAGGCTTCAAATTGGCGGATATGGCTACCAAAATAGAATGTGCCGAATTATTGACTTTGCAGGCTGCATATTTAAAAAACTTGAAAAAACCAATGACCAAAGAGTCGGCCATGGCAAAATATTATGCCAGCGAAATATCTGTTGAAGTTTCAACCGACGGGGTTCAAATTTTTGGAGGATACGGATATACAAAAGACTTTCCTGCCGAAAAATATTATCGCGACTCAAAACTTTGCACCATAGGCGAGGGTACGTCAGAGATACAAAAGTTGGTAATTGGTAGGCATATACTTAAATAATGAAGAGGTTTGGGGTAATATTTACCCTTCATAAAAATAAAACATTTGCAAAGTGTAAAAAATAATTGCAACTTTGCAGCCCTTAAAAAAAATCGGAGAGACAATATGTTAGTTGTACAAGTAAAAGAAAACGAATCAATTGAAAAGGCTTTAAAGAAGTTCAAAAAGAAATTTGAGCGAACTGGTGTTATGCGAGAATTGCGTGATAGAAAGCAATTTACCAAACCATCGATTAAAAAGCGTCAACAATTGATTAAGGCTCGATACAAACAAAGCCTTAATAATTAATTTTAACACCGGTTTTTTTCAAATAAATAAATCGTATCTTGCAGCTATTGTTTATGGCTGCTTCCGACTACATACATCCTTTTTTGGATTATTTGAAATATCAAAAATCCTATTCCCCCAATACGGTTGAGGCATATAGCAAAGATTTAGATCATTTTGCTTCGTTCATAGAAATACATGCAGGCAACGTAAATCTTTTGGAAGTAAAGCCAAACCAAATCAGAACGTGGGTTGTCAGCCTATCCGACCAAAAACTCAAGCCCACATCCATTAATAGAAAACTAAGCACGCTCAAATCCTTTTATCGATACCTTGTTCGGCAGCAATTCATTCAAGCCAATCCCGCAACAGAGGTGCGAAATTTGAAAGTTCCACAACGAATACCTCAGTATGCTCGGGTTTCGGAAATGAATCAATTTTTTGATGCACTTAAAGATTCCGAAATTGGCAATTTGGAGGTTGCGGTAATTAGCCTTCTTTATGGAACCGGCATCAGACGTGCAGAACTAATTGGTTTGAAGACCCGGAATGTTGATTTGAGTGCAGGGCATATAAAAGTTTTTGGAAAAGGAAAAAAGGAGAGAATTGTTCCAATCGGACAAGAACTTGTTCAAATTCTAAGTGCATACCATGCTCAAAATTATTCGTCCGACAATTTCTTTGTTTTACCGAAAAGCGGAAAACCTCTTTATGATAAATGGGTTTATAATTGCGTTAACAAAATGCTTACGAAATTTTCAAAAGTGTCAAAAAAAAGTCCTCACATATTGCGGCACAGTTTTGCCACACACCTCCTACAAAATGGGGCTGAAATTTCGGCAATTAAGGAACTTTTAGGTCACAGTAGTTTGGCATCAACACAAATTTATGCCCAAAGTGATATTGTACATTTAAAGAAAATTCATAAATTACACCCCAAATCCTAATTACTAATAATATGCGTATAGAAATTCAATCAATTCATTTTAAAGCCGACCATAAACTTGTTGAGTACATAGAAAGAAAATTAAACAAATTGGAACAGTTTTCTGATTCAATTGTCGATTCGCAAGTTTACCTGAAACTCGAAAACAATCACACTAAGGAGAATAAAACCGTAGAAATAAAGGTAAATGTTCAAAATCAGAGCATATTCAAAACACAAACTTCAAATAGCTTTGAAGCCGCTACAGATATGGCCTTAGAGGCTTTGAAGGTTCAGATAAAAAAGTATAAGGAGCGGGTCGTAACCGTCTCATAAAATATTTTTTATTTTTTGTTGATAACAAAATAAATAAAGTGTACTTTTGCCATCCCAAAAAAAGAGGGGCTATTTAAAAATAGATTCTAAGGCAAAAGTCAAGAAAGTATTTTTTATAGCTTAAACATAAAAGCCACCTTAGCTCAGCTGGTAGAGCAGCTGATTTGTAATCAGCCGGTCGTTGGTTCGAGTCCGACAGGTGGCTCTTGTTTTGGGGAGGTACCAGAGCGGTCAAATGGGACGGACTGTAAATCCGTTGCTTCGGCTACGTAGGTTCGAATCCTACCCTCCCCACAACATTGTTTTTTGAAATATCCAAAGGAGTTAATGAGGATTCCTCTTTTGGAGACTGAAAAAAGCTAATGCGGGAGTAGCACTCCCAACATCCTTTTGCTTTAAATCAATAAAAATTGGAATTAAGCGAAGGTTGAAATCGAAATCTCTCTAAAATCGGGATGAAGGCAAATGCGGGAGTAGCTCTCCCGATAGTTATCGGGATGGTAGAGCAGAAGGGTAGCTAAAAAAGAAACTAAGTCTCGACTAAAATCGGGATGAAGGCAAATGCGGGAGTAGCTCAGTTGGTAGAGCGACAGCCTTCCAAGCTGTAGGTCGCGGGTTCGAGCCTCGTCTCCCGCTCGTGATGCCGATGTAGCTCAGGGGTAGAGCGTTTCCTTGGTAAGGAAGAGGTCGTGGGTTCAATTCCCATCATTGGCTCTGAGCAAATCGCAAAAAGTTTAAAATAATCCTCACAATTTGATAGGTATAAAAATTTTAAAAAGAACAGTAATTTATTTTTAAGTCATGGCTAAAGAAACATTTGACCGTTCCAAACCCCACGTAAATATTGGAACAATTGGTCACGTTGACCACGGTAAAACAACTTTGACAGCTGCAATTTCAAACGTATTGGCTAGTAAAGGTCTTGCTGAAAAGAAAGACTTCGACACAATTGACTCTGCACCTGAAGAGAAAGAAAGAGGTATTACAATCAACACGGCTCACATTGAGTATCAAACAGAGAAGAGACACTACGCTCACGTAGATTGTCCAGGTCACGCTGACTATGTGAAAAACATGGTTACAGGTGCTGCTCAAATGGATGGTGCTATCTTGGTGGTTGCTGCTACTGATGGACCAATGCCTCAAACAAAAGAGCACATCCTTCTTGCACGTCAAGTTGGTGTACCTCGTTTGGTTATCTTTATGAACAAAGTTGACATGGTTGATGATGAAGAATTGTTAGAATTAGTTGAAATGGAAATCCGTGAATTGTTGGATTTCTACGGTTTCGACGCTGACAATACACCAATTATCAAAGGTTCGGCTCTTGGTGGATTGAACGGTGACGCTAAATGGGTTAGCAGCATTGAGCAGTTGATGGATGCCGTTGACGAATGGATTCCACTTCCTCCACGATTGGTTGATCAAGATTTCTTGATGCCAGTTGAGGACGTGTTTTCTATCACAGGTCGTGGTACTGTTGCAACAGGAAGAATCGAAAGAGGTGTTATTAAAGTAGGTGAGCCAGTAGAAATTATTGGTATGGGTGCCGAAAAACTTACTTCAACTGTAACAGGTGTTGAGATGTTTAGAAAACTTCTTGACAGAGGTGAAGCTGGAGACAACGCTGGTTTGCTTTTGAGAGGTATAGAAAAAACCGATATCCGAAGAGGTATGGTAATTGTAAAACCAGGTTCAGTAAAACCACACGCTAAATTTAAAGCCGAGGTTTACGTACTTTCAAAAGAAGAAGGTGGACGACACACTCCATTCTTTAACAAATACCGTCCACAGTTTTATTTGAGAACAACCGACGTTACTGGTGAGATTAAATTGCCAGAAGGAACAGAAAT
This window contains:
- a CDS encoding tyrosine-type recombinase/integrase, with amino-acid sequence MAASDYIHPFLDYLKYQKSYSPNTVEAYSKDLDHFASFIEIHAGNVNLLEVKPNQIRTWVVSLSDQKLKPTSINRKLSTLKSFYRYLVRQQFIQANPATEVRNLKVPQRIPQYARVSEMNQFFDALKDSEIGNLEVAVISLLYGTGIRRAELIGLKTRNVDLSAGHIKVFGKGKKERIVPIGQELVQILSAYHAQNYSSDNFFVLPKSGKPLYDKWVYNCVNKMLTKFSKVSKKSPHILRHSFATHLLQNGAEISAIKELLGHSSLASTQIYAQSDIVHLKKIHKLHPKS
- the tuf gene encoding elongation factor Tu; this translates as MAKETFDRSKPHVNIGTIGHVDHGKTTLTAAISNVLASKGLAEKKDFDTIDSAPEEKERGITINTAHIEYQTEKRHYAHVDCPGHADYVKNMVTGAAQMDGAILVVAATDGPMPQTKEHILLARQVGVPRLVIFMNKVDMVDDEELLELVEMEIRELLDFYGFDADNTPIIKGSALGGLNGDAKWVSSIEQLMDAVDEWIPLPPRLVDQDFLMPVEDVFSITGRGTVATGRIERGVIKVGEPVEIIGMGAEKLTSTVTGVEMFRKLLDRGEAGDNAGLLLRGIEKTDIRRGMVIVKPGSVKPHAKFKAEVYVLSKEEGGRHTPFFNKYRPQFYLRTTDVTGEIKLPEGTEMVMPGDNVTITVELLSTVAMEKGLKFAIREGGRTVGAGQVTEILD
- a CDS encoding 30S ribosomal protein S21 — protein: MLVVQVKENESIEKALKKFKKKFERTGVMRELRDRKQFTKPSIKKRQQLIKARYKQSLNN
- the raiA gene encoding ribosome-associated translation inhibitor RaiA is translated as MRIEIQSIHFKADHKLVEYIERKLNKLEQFSDSIVDSQVYLKLENNHTKENKTVEIKVNVQNQSIFKTQTSNSFEAATDMALEALKVQIKKYKERVVTVS